Within the Mustela lutreola isolate mMusLut2 chromosome 2, mMusLut2.pri, whole genome shotgun sequence genome, the region CCTGGCCAAGCCTGGGGCCAACAGGAGGCCAAGTCCCAGCTGCTCCAAGGGATGGCTCTGGGCTTCCTGGTCCCAGGCTGCCATCCTGGCCCAGGATGAAGGAGAGGTGTCTAGCCCTTCCCTGATCCGCGTGCCCCCGGCTCTCCGGCCCAGGGCTGTTACCTTCGTAGTAATGGTCCTCCACAGTGAGGATCCTGCCCTTGGTAGCACGTGCGCTTTCGAGAATGAGATTCCTGTCCAGAGGCTTGATGGTGAAGGGGTCTAAGACGCGAATATTGATCTTCTCTGTGAAGGGAGAGAACACAGGGGCAAGGCTGAGGGCAAGGCGCTGGGTGCTGTGGGTGTGTCCTTGCATGGGTGAGGTCGGGGGGTTGTCCTAAGAGTTGTCCCAGTTAAAAGCCTGGGCCTATCCCTATCATTGGGAGACTGGCTGTCCCTCTGCTCCCATCATCTGGGTAGTGCCTGTCAACACCCAGTggcttgctccctccctctgcttatcTATGATGCCCACGTCCTCTGGCATCCTGGACCCTGAATTCAGAGCATCTGGTCTCAGGGAAGAGAAACACCCGTCTGTCTCCTCTCAAATCCTGAGCCAGAGAATGTAAGCCTTTGGACCATCAAAGAACactgtgtgggggcgcctgggtggctcagtgggttgggccgctgccttcggctcaggtcatgatctcggggtcctgggatcaagccccacatcgggctctctcctcagcagggagcctgcttcccttcctctctctgcctacctttctgcctacttgtgatgtatgtcaaatacataaataaaaattcttaaaaaaaaaaaaaagaacactgtgtGGCCGGCAGGGGCCCACACAGCTTTGCCTCATCTTCCCAGACACCTTTGAAGATACAGGGGAAGCGGGAGGACAGTTCTCAGCGTCTGCTGTGAGACAGGGCCAGGGCTcaccgggggaggggagggggacctGCAGGCACAGGGGCCAGGCCAGACGAGGACCCCACAGAACGGCCTCAGTAGGATGAGCCAAATTCTGCCATGCCTCTTGAAGCCCTCCCCCGGGATCGCCATCTCTGACAGGGCTGGGCCTCCCTGGCTTCCCTCCAGCTCACTGGAGCTCTGGACACGCTATTCCCTCTGCCCGGGCCTCTGCTTATCACTTCCTTCTCATATCTGAGGTCATTTTCCTGAGGACACCCCTTCTGTCTTCTCCATCCTGCTCCACACGGCCACACCACGGCCTCTGCTATGATTCCCTGGGGCTCCTACCTTTCCTACTGTGTCAGAAGCTAACATCTGCGAGCCTGCCCTGGTGATAATAATAGTGATGATAACTCTAGGTCACACGGATTAAATCCTCAGGACAGCCCCACCGGAAAGGTGATGGtctctccactttacagatggggataCTAAGGCATGGAGATGTGGAGTAACTCAGGTAGTACCCCACTAAGTGGCGATTCGGGCCTAGTTATTGGACCACTGAGCTGGGGAACCTCAGCTCCAGGGCCACGGGGTAGGGGCAGGGCCTCCAGACACTGTGGTCCCGGAACTCAGCATCCTGCTGGCCACACAGTCCTAAGTGCTCAAAGTGGGGCTTCTAtggggtgcctgaggggctcagtcggttaagtgtccaactcttgatcacagagtcgtgagttcaagccctgtgttaatAAATGGTGGCTTTTGTCACTACCACCATTTAATCAGATGAAATCCCTTCTCTCCCCCAAGACTGTGGACGCCACTGGTGCCTGATCTAAGACCGGAGGGGGCCCTCCTCACCTTTCTTCAGCAGGTCAGCAGCAGCCAAGGCCTCGTGCAGGGTCACTCCAGCCCCAATCACAGTCACCTGGTCGTCCTTGCTCTTCAGGACCACCTAGGGAGGACACCAGGGCCAGTGAGGCTCAGGGACCAGTGGCCGGGGGCGGACCCTGGCTCTGGGCTTGCTTTGGGTTCTCACCGGGCCGTGAGTGGCACTGACCTTGGCTTGTTGGATTTGGAAGTCCTCGTTGTTGTTATAGATAATGGTGTTTTCGGGGCGGCTGGTCCGGATGAAGCAGATGCCCTAGAACAAAACACAATGACAAAGAATGATGAAACGTGGTATGCTCGGGCAGCCTTGGAGGGAAGATTTCTAGAAAAGCCACCGCTTCTCACCTGCCCACTTCCACCCCGCTGTCCCCATGCTggctcccacccccctccagcagggaaagggagagtctTGTCCTCTGGAACATGCACCTCTCCAGACACTCCCCGAGTAGAGCAGCCCCGTGGCTATGCAGCCCCAAGCCCCACAGAGAAAGTGGCTTCCCTTTCCAGTCGGCTAGTCTCTAAGTGGGGCTGTTCCCTGCAGGTGTGTCTGGCAGAGCAAGGGGACCCACAGGGGACTCTGGTCCACGGCTCTGTGGCCCTCGGTCAGGACCCTGTCACTCAGCTCACTCTTTCCGTCCTGGAAAGCCCGACTCGGGGCGGAGACAGGTATCAACAGCCAGAGAGACCTGGGATGCTGGGATTCTCATGGACACAGAGCACAGTGATTGATCAGCACTGTCGGCCACGGGGCAGAAAGGGTGGTGTGTATCCTGTGTTTCCTGGTCTAACCTCTACAAGCCCCAGGAGGCAGCGGCAAGATCAGGAGACAGTCCCCCCGGGGGCTGGGGGGCCTGAACAGCCAGCGCTGTGCCGGCCTGCTGACCCCCGCCCCCACGCCACAAACGGCCACGTGCCCCACCTTGGTGTTGGCTGCTAGTTCCACCGCCTTCTCTGTAGACACCGCATCACTGGGGTAGAAGACAGTTGCGGTGGGGATGGACCGAAACATGGCCAGATCTTCCAGAGCCATCTGAGAGGGTCCGTCTTcccctggggtgtgggggaggacaCGGATGAATCCCCCAGCCACGGAATGGaatcctaccccccaccccccgccgccgccaCACCTCTTGGTCCCGACGTCCAGGCAAGTGGCAGCGGCAAGCCTCCTGGCCCCGCACGACTTACCGATGGACACGCCGCAGTGGGAGCCGCAGAAGTTGATGTTGCTCTCCGAGATGGCCGCCATGCGGATCTGATCAAAGGCCCGCGTGAAGAAGGCCCCAAAGGCGCTGCAGAAGGGCACCGTCCTGTTGCGGGTGGCACAGCCCACGGCGACGCTGACCTGCGGGGCAACGGTGGCGGCGTCAGCCCCGacgagaagggagagggtggtcgAGGAGCCCAGAGTCTCACGCCCCTCTTCGGGGCTGGAGGCATCGGTCACCCTTGTGACCGAATTCTCCTCTTCCCAGGCAGGAGATTCCAGGGGACCCAGGGCTTCCTCGGTCTGTCTGTCCGCAAACTCCTCGGACTTGAAATGACCACTTCAGAAATTCTCTTTAAAGTGCTGTTCCTggggactgttttttttttttcccctagcaaaCGAGGAAGACCTTTCCACAGAGTAGGCTAGGAAGCTTGGACATGGATGTTCCCTCCTTCCCAGGCTTCTGCGAACCCAGTCCCCAGCATCCTCGCCATCCCCCGGCCCTCTGCGGAGACCAGTCCTCCCTACACACTTCTAGGCCCGAGGAAGCTCCAGACCCAAATCCTGGCGTGGAAGCATGGAGGGCAGGCAGTGGCTCCAAGTCGGCTGCCACCTCCACAGCTCTGGAACCTGCCACGGACGTGACCTCCCCAGCCCACACACTGTGCCAGTTTAGTCCAGACCCTCCAGCTGCCAAGACTAGAAGCCTCAGAGAGACAAGTTCAAGTGGAGAAAGAACTCTGCATATGGTAGAGCCTGGTGGCCTTCTGAGCAAGGAAGCTCTAGGTGCTACAGGCCTGCAGGCCAGGCTGGTGTCCTTGGGGAAAAGGACCATGGCTGCTGGACCCAGCACATTCCAGCCTTGTGACTATGGCTACCCTACCACCTGGAAGACCCTCTACCCCGAGACAGCCCAGCGAGCGCCACACGTGGCCTACAGACAGCATTTCCGGTGTGCACCTGCAGCCCACCTAGCTCTGCTGTCCGTCCACTCAGCCGGTACGTGTGTACCCGAGCAACACACGCACATTCCTCTCCCTCGCCGCTGCAGTTGCTTGAGGTCAGGGCCGGGTCCCCGCTGTTCCTGGGGTGTCCCTGGGCTGGCCTCCAGCCAGTGCCTGGCATGGCCAACATAGCTGCCCAGGGGAGCAGGAGGACTTCAGCcttgctccacacccagcagacCTCAGCCCCAGGCTGTCGCTGGCCTGGGGCCCACCTGCCCACCCCCGGCAGGCACCCACCATGTTCTGCTCCGCAATGTAGCACTCAATGAAGCGGTCCGGGTGCTCCTTTCTGAAGAGATCCGAGAAGGTGGAATTTTTGGTGTCCCCATCCAGGGCAATGATGCGGTCGTGGGCGCGGCCCAGCTTGGCCAGGGCCTGTCCATAGGCCTTGCGGGTGGCTATCTGTGGGGAGAAGAGCGTGTGGGGGGGCCCTGAGCACTGGGGTAGGCATGTGGCTGGAAGCCTGGTTCAGCCTCCGGAGGTCACAGCATTTGgggaggaagaagataaaaatgaggGTAGAAAAGGGAAGTCTAACACCACACAGTCTGGTGGAAATCTATCTTCCGCAAAGCTGCCAGTGGGAACTCGTACACTGACTGTCTCCAAAGCCCCTACAGGCCCTTATTCCCAGCCCAACTGTGAGGCATGAGAGCTGGGGATGTTCTACCACCCCTGTGATAGGGAGGACTGTGAATGGACCCCGCCCTGCACAGGAACAGACAGAGGACCAGGGCAAGCCTGCTGTGGGATCACATCGGGGAGCGCCCTGGagcaggacaggcctgccttggCTCTGCTAGGCTGGACACAGTGGTGTCCTGAGCTTGGACCTAGGGACTCAGGCTGAAGACCCAGAGATAAGGGGACTCAGGTGCCAGGGGCTTTGATCTCAGTGCCACTGGGAGCttgctgtgtgactgtgggccaccctcttgccctctctgagcctctgtagGAAAACAGTCACACAGTTGGCTGTTCTCACGGAGGAGATGGCAAGATCAACACTTAGGATTCCTCCtcgccctctctccctttcccagccccccaggccccagggaagACACATCTTGGTCCCAGCCTCAGGGAATCCGAGAATCACGGCCACTCCAGCTAGACCAGAAAAGCAGGGCCCAACTCCGTACCTTGTCCCCAACTTTATAGTTGGGTGGGCTGGGCATGCGGATGTTGGTGATGCTCACTGACGGGGCGTCCTCTTGAGGGGGGGTCACGAGGATCTTCTTTTTGCTCTGGATCTGGTTGTAAATTTCCTGGACAACCTGATCGGCCATGTTTTTGGGGAGGGGCTTCCCATGCCAAGCGTCCTTGTCCTCTATCCCTGTGGGTACGACACAGCAGGGCGGCGGGCCCAGTAAGACCAGAGCTCCCGAGGACCAGGAAGCTGATCCTCCAACAGCAGAGGGCAGGCCAGGGGCCGCAGACAGGACCGCAACGCTGTGAAGCACAGCCCCGTGTTGGGGGACTGGGGTTGGGTGAACAGGAGTCCGCATGCCCAGCCCCCATGGACCAGCGGCCAGGTCTCCTGGAGCTGGCTCACAGCCAAGTGCGGGGGTCTCCACACCACCTCCCTCACTGCAGGGAGGCCCCCGCTGCAGAAATACTGTTCAGTCTGTTGAACAGGGCGGTCAGGAGTGAGCCTGGCCAGGAGAATGGAAGCCGAGACCCAGAGCAGGGTGAGCTCTAGCCGGGTGTCCCCCAGCGCACGGGGCTTGCAGCAGAAGGGCACCCAGGAGCGTCCCGCACCATGCTGCCTTGCTGTTTGGGGACCAGTGAGGCTGAAGAGCCTGCTCCTCTGAGGTCACCTCAGCCCACGCTCTCTGGGCTCTCCCACTCAGCACCCAGCCCCCCTGATAGGCCCCCAAGAGCCCCCAAAAGCTTTGAGATTTCCAGATCCCACCTGGCGCTAACACCAAGGCATCCGTGCCAGGCGGCAGCGCCAGGGTACGAGGATACCCCCGAGTCCTCTCCTCGAGGTCCACCCCCTCCCCGAAGGCCCCAGAGCCATGTCCCTTCTCTACAGGACAGTGCTTGTCCTCATTTGCCGCATGGGCCAGTGGGGCATATGGTGAGGAGCATGTGGTGCAGAAGCTGGCCCGGGGTCTGCAGTTAGGCCCCATGGACCTGGGCAAGTGCCCGACCCCTTCAGTCCCGCTTTCCCATGTCTAACAGGGGCAAGGGCTGCCTCAGCCCGAGGGGTTCGGAATCCAAGGGGCCTGCGTGCTGGGGAGCTGCTTACACTTGCACTGCTCTCCGGGCCAGCCAGGAGCCACCTTCTAGACCCTTCTAGGCTCTGCCCatacaggaccctggaagcactTCACCCCTATACGCAGGAGACCCCGCTTACCTCCTGGGGGAGGACCCAGATTTCCTGGGTTCTCCCAACTTGGCGTCAGCCCTTCTGCTCAGGGCAGATAGTTAGAGCGGCCAAGGAGGTGGTGAAGATGACACccagggagggtgtggggggctgtGTCACACCACTGTCCCTTCTCCTTACCAGCAGGACCTCCCAAAGGCCCTCCTCTCCTCCCGCACAACCCGGGCTCCAATTCAGGCTCAACCACGTGGATGGCTGACTTACCTCATGGAGCACTGCGTCCCCTACCTGCCCCTACCCGCCCCTACCCAGCCCCGTGCACCTGGTGTAAGGCATCAAAGGACTAGCACTTCCCCAGACACGGGATTTCAGAGATGTGCCCCACACTGGTGGAAACCCCACCACCTCGGTTGGCCACAGGGTACAGTGgtaggggtggggcagaagaGTGTGTGGACGTACCTGGGATCCCCCGGCCTTTGAAGGTCTTGGCAATGATGGCCGTGGGCTGGTGCTTGGCCTGGCCAAAGGCCTTGCACAGCTCCTCCACGCTGTGTCCATCCACGATGACGGTGTGCCAGCTGCGGACAGACAGCCAAGAGTGAGCGGCGGGTGCTGGGACCCTGGGAAGGGCAGTCCTCGCTCTGCCACGTGGCTGCGGTCTGAGAAAcactaaaggggcgcctgggtggctcagtcggttaagtgtctgcctttagctcaagtcgtgatcctggagtcctgggatggagccccacatcgggctctctgctcagcagggagtctgcttctccctcagcccctccccaccatgttctctctcttgagtaaatgattaaaaaaaaaaaaaaaaaaaaacacccaaaaaaccctaaaaagaCTTTTccacttttgattttattttctcttttctttacccttttcaaattattttacatcCTGTTTGCCTGGAACagatattctttctctttcctaagTAATTCAAAGcttggttcatttattttctctttcactccTGACCTGTTTCCTGAAATCTACTAGTTTCCTGAAAGCTGCGTTGGGGACACCGCCCTGGCTCTGGAATCTGTCTGCTGTTAGATTCTTCACAACAACATTTTGGCTCAACTTTTCTTTAGGGAACACAGTTGGTTATTCCACAGATGCTGGATGTGAAGTGCTGGAAACATTTATCAAAtggaccaggggcacctgggtggctcagtttgtgaagcctctgccttcagctcaggttatgatccgggtcccgggatcgagccccgcatcaggctccctgctcagtggggagcctacttccccctctgcccctccccctgctcatgttctctctctcaaacaaataaataaaatcttcaaaaagaaaaaccagcCAGGCTGCCAAACATGTGAGGGAAGGAGCCGGGGCTGGGCAAACTTTCCCTTTACCGCTGTCCCTTCTGGGACTCGGTCACGTTAAGAGTAATAAGGCAGCAGCTGGCGTGTCCTGAGTGCCGGCTCTGTGCAGGCCCCAGGTGGGCACCATGCACATGACCCCCATGAAGCCGCAGCTCTGGGGCTGGGCGCTGTGGTtgcccccatttcacagacatgTAAATGGACATGGACACTGAGGACACAATAACCTGCCCCAGGTCACAAGGCAAGTTGGTGATACAGCCAGGACTTCAGGACATGGGTTCCAGACCCAGGGTTATGCTCCAAGTCCCCAGCCTGTGTGGCCTGAGGAGGCTCTTGTGACACCTGGTGGCCCGTTTCCTCCTCAGTCGGAGAGAGTATTTCCTCTCCTCACTTTATCAGGTCAGTCATCAGAGATAATAAACCCTGGGTATTGCTTAACCAGGGACAGCAGCCCAGCCTTGACCTTCTCTGTGCAGACTCCTCTACAAAGGGCAGCCCTGGAGGCCTGGGCCCAGGGTCTTCCAGACGCCTCTGCGGAGGCTAAGCATAGGGGCACGGGTCCCCTGGAGCCCCGACTGCAGCTCGGCTTTTACTCGGAGCAGGAGAGGGTCACTGAGGGGAGGGCTGCTCCAGCTAACACCCACCCTGACGACCTGCTCTGCAACACCGGACTCCCAATTCTCAACCACGCACACCCCTCGGCCCGCTTTACTCAGAGACGGACCCTGTTCTACCCCTTGGGCTGGCTTAGGACGCGGCCCCCGGACGGATGCTCCAAGCCCTCAAGAGCCACATCCCTCAGTTCCATGCTGGGCCCCTCATCCCACTCCAGCCAAGGACTGAGCGAGGATGTGTGCAGTCGTGAGACGTGAGTGCTCTGAGCACTATCCCCACCTCCCAGCATCATCAGTAAAGGAACTTCCTCACACTGGGCCTCAGGCCACAGCTCCAGGCCGGTGGCCTGGGTTGCCACTCTTAAGTCTGAAATCGTGAGCCAGACGTTGAAGAACAGACACCTCCTTTCAAGGGGGCCTGGCCTCTGGCTGACTCAGCCCTTGGACCTGAAAAGCTCCCAGCTCGGACGGCTCCGGGGTGGTGAGGCCACGCAGGCCACAGCCCCGTACTCACCCGAAGGCCTCGCAACGCTTCTGGTAGACGTCCACCTGGTGCTGCAGGGGGGTGGGGTCGCTCTGGCCCAGGCGGTTGATGTCAAGAATGGCAATCAGGTTGTCCAGCTTGTAGATGCTGGCGAAGGCCATGGCCTCCCACACAGAGCCCTCGGACAGCTCCCCATCGCCCAGCATGCAGTAGACGCGGTAGCTGTGCAAAGGTGGTGGGTCAGAGGTTAGCCCCTCTCATCTGGGGCAGGCACCGTGCTCCCAGCCCGTCCCTCCTGGAGAGCCTGTCCCCTGGGGAAGGGAGCAACAGCCGCGTGGGACATGTAACAGTGCGGTCAGTCACATCCCAGCTGCCCACCCTGCGTCCACAGGCAGGGCTCTGCTAACTAAGATCCAGAGAACAGGGGTGATTAGGGCACGAGTAGAATGAATAAGACTTGGCAGCAGGGTGGGGGACCAGTGTTACTATTCTCACTGGGGGGACAGGGCTTGAAGCACCTGCGTGGGGTgggtctgcttctctccaccTGTACAGGAACTAGAAGTATTGGGGAGCCctggggactcgatctcaggagaGGGCTGGGGAGGCCAAGACGCATCACCAGGAGCATCCCAGGGTAAGCTGTCAGGCAGAAGGGTCACGAACACGAGCAGGGGAGAAGGGTCCTCCCCGAGGACCACGATCAGGATGGGGACGGTGCCTCATAGGACGGGCCCTCCCCAAGATTCCAAGGCCGGTTCTCACCCTAAGATTCATGCCCAGCCCTGTCTCCATCCCGGGGGCCTTGTCCTGGGTCAACAAGGCAACCCCAATGGCTTCAAAGGCAGTGTGACCTGGTAAAAAAGCACTAAACTTGGGGCACGTTACCCAGTGAACAGAGCCAGCTCTGAACCCCATCACCTCCAGGCCAGCGTATGGCACCCAAGGGGCTCTCCATGTTGAGCAGCCCTGTCCTTGAGGTGAAGGACAGTTGTCACTCTCAAACCACACAGATAAGAC harbors:
- the TKT gene encoding transketolase is translated as MEGYHKPDQQKLQALKDTANRLRISSIQATTAAGSGHPTSCCSAAEIMAVLFFHTMRYKPQDPRNPHNDRFVLSKGHAAPILYAVWAEAGFLPEEELLNLRKITSDLDGHPVPKQAFTDVATGSLGQGLGAACGMAYTGKYFDKASYRVYCMLGDGELSEGSVWEAMAFASIYKLDNLIAILDINRLGQSDPTPLQHQVDVYQKRCEAFGWHTVIVDGHSVEELCKAFGQAKHQPTAIIAKTFKGRGIPGIEDKDAWHGKPLPKNMADQVVQEIYNQIQSKKKILVTPPQEDAPSVSITNIRMPSPPNYKVGDKIATRKAYGQALAKLGRAHDRIIALDGDTKNSTFSDLFRKEHPDRFIECYIAEQNMVSVAVGCATRNRTVPFCSAFGAFFTRAFDQIRMAAISESNINFCGSHCGVSIGEDGPSQMALEDLAMFRSIPTATVFYPSDAVSTEKAVELAANTKGICFIRTSRPENTIIYNNNEDFQIQQAKVVLKSKDDQVTVIGAGVTLHEALAAADLLKKEKINIRVLDPFTIKPLDRNLILESARATKGRILTVEDHYYEGGLGEAVCSALVGEPGITVTRLAVGEVPRSGKPAELLKMFGIDRDAITQAVRDLVARA